The following are encoded together in the Euwallacea fornicatus isolate EFF26 chromosome 29, ASM4011564v1, whole genome shotgun sequence genome:
- the Asator gene encoding tau-tubulin kinase homolog Asator isoform X4: protein MTVILSGQDSLKDHGNLKKKWPKNLSLENHLDSTDQNNNITMTSEDLLQPGHVVKERWKVVKKIGGGGFGEIYEGQDLLTKEQVALKVESARQPKQVLKMEVAVLKKLQGKEHICRFIGCGRNDRFNYVVMQLQGRNLAELRRAQPRAAFSLSTTLRLGLQILRAIESIHSVGFLHRDIKPSNFSMGRLPYNCRKVYMLDFGLARQYTTATGEVRAPRAAAGFRGTVRYASINAHKNREMGRHDDLWSLFYMLVEFVNGQLPWRKVKDKEQVGLMKEKYDHRLLLKHLPSDLKQFLDHIQSLEYADKPDYAMLITLFERCMKRRGVKESDPFDWEKPTGDSQSIGPVSQAQPPTTAPTTLPRQTTKLLTTTDNNQENIEPTDNKEVQMDARRRIEAEITAPLVTDTQTNAGRPAVDKNCNATAADQIARKRRATSHLDQPPTDRLDNEAAVASAKSSSDAPRPAPLRKSQSGAATLGRLRVATPPQGGGGSLGESPATPEQERPRRRQPSAARSSRGARDQSVTQFAVMDDENVSQQVTRGGALTLASQWKSQFDDSEETTDNEWKPESPEHCRGGGSHAGSAHHPPAPEGLGGSSQQAQAALSKISEDSRAHSHRKYVNIAGIEDYPELMGALPRAWSCPALGPLVRRTLKPPLLQQAAFDDLVFRVDVMRNVASKHQVFQPETIDAAQNGKVMSSEKPWTSLPALEIAEKQSFRDGDDNGDEGLQEVAGKLEIRVVPKLSPESSSTNRQTTQTNIRPQTLPPITTKISAAVQNGSTLHIQKNGSNEKPERRPIERTKSILKQGSKEGPAGSEMGSPRKEMVMFVDGLVERKEKDKACQSPRARVKSPPLSLGHADASVDRRENETEREIQCDATNAPSMFYLTETDRKNLGNTCDKLTNTDAKKIETESSSTETENNKPKIRLESRRKSTQGSNLNFEPIEALMRSQSLKSVPSNKSLSTLLNNRGTDSRSESSSCASNKPKSDVKEEQMEGEERQRLVERDKRVKTEERVVRCSPGLDLSTNPNVTYVTASSIPELRGK from the exons atgacgGTTATACTGAGTGGTCAGGACAGTCTTAAGGATCATGGGaatttgaagaagaaatg GCCTAAAAATTTAAGCTTGGAGAACCATTTGGACTCCACTGATCAAAACAACAATATAACGATGACGTCAGAGGATTTACTGCAGCCCGGACATGTCGTCAAAGAGCGGTGGAAG GTGGTCAAAAAAATTGGTGGTGGAGGATTCGGCGAAATTTACGAGGGCCAAGACTTGCTCACCAAAGAGCAGGTGGCCCTCAAAGTGGAGAGCGCCCGACAACCCAAGCAAGTACTGAAAATGGAGGTGGCTGTGTTGAAAAAGCTGCAAGGCAAGGAGCACATTTGCAG ATTTATAGGCTGTGGTAGGAATGATCGATTCAATTATGTGGTCATGCAACTGCAGGGCAGAAATCTGGCCGAATTGCGTAGGGCGCAGCCCCGGGCGGCATTCAGCCTCTCTACCACTCTGCGGTTGGGCCTTCAAATTCTCAGAGCTATTGAAAGTATACATTCTGTCGGATTTTTGCATCGTGATATTAAACCT aGTAATTTTTCAATGGGTAGACTGCCATATAACTGTAGGAAAGTATATATGTTAGATTTTGGGCTGGCTCGCCAATACACTACCGCCACCGGCGAAGTGAGGGCCCCTCGGGCAGCCGCTGGCTTTAGGGGCACTGTCCGTTATGCCAGCATAAATGCGCATAAAAACAGAG AAATGGGTCGGCACGACGATCTATGGTCTCTTTTCTACATGCTAGTCGAATTTGTAAACGGGCAGCTGCCCTGGCGCAAAGTTAAAGACAAGGAGCAAGTGGGGCTTATGAAGGAGAAGTACGACCACAGGTTGCTGTTGAAACATTTGCCTTCTGATCTCAAGCAATTTTTGGATCACATACAGAGTCTGGAGTACGCAGATAAGCCTGATTATGCG ATGCTAATTACGCTGTTTGAGCGTTGCATGAAGCGGCGGGGTGTTAAAGAATCTGATCCGTTTGACTGGGAAAAACCGACTGGAGATTCTCAATCCATTGGTCCTGTGTCTCAGGCGCAACCTCCAACTACAGCGCCTACTACATTGCCTAGACAGACCACTAAACTACTCACAACTACAGATAATAACCAAGAGAATATTGAGCCGACTGATAACAAAGAG GTGCAAATGGATGCGAGAAGAAGGATAGAGGCAGAAATCACCGCTCCTCTTGTCACTGATACTCAAACTAATGCTGGAAGGCCTGCAGTTGATAAAAATTGTAACGCCACTGCTGCTGATCAAATCG CGCGCAAACGTCGGGCCACTTCTCATTTGGATCAACCCCCTACTGACCGCTTGGATAACGAAGCGGCAGTCGCCTCTGCAAAATCTTCCTCTGACGCTCCTCGTCCTGCTCCCTTACGCAAGAGTCAATCAGGAGCAGCCACTTTAGGTAGACTTAGAGTAGCCACACCTCCTCAAGGGGGAGGGGGCAGTTTGGGCGAGTCTCCAGCCACACCTGAGCAGGAGCGGCCTAGGAGAAGACAACCGAGTGCAGCACGCAGTTCCAGAGGGGCGCGCGATCAAAGTGTGACCCAATTTGCTGTGATGGATGATGAGAATGTGAGCCAACAG GTGACGAGAGGTGGTGCCTTAACACTAGCTAGTCAGTGGAAGTCGCAGTTTGATGATAGTGAAGAAACGACGGACAATGAATGGAAGCCGGAGTCACCTGAACATTGTCGTGGAGGCGGTTCACATGCAGGCTCTGCCCACCATCCGCCTGCACCTGAGGGGCTAGGAGGAAGTTCCCAACAA GCTCAAGCTGCCCTTAGTAAAATAAGCGAGGATTCCCGGGCTCATAGTCATAGGAAATACGTCAATATTGCGGGAATTGAAGATTATCCAGAGTTGATGG gTGCCCTACCACGAGCTTGGTCTTGTCCCGCCCTCGGCCCCTTGGTGCGGCGCACCCTTAAGCCACCCCTCTTGCAACAAGCCGCCTTTGATGATTTGGTGTTCCGCGTGGATGTGATGCGTAACGTGGCCTCAAAACATCAAGTTTTCCAACCTGAAACAATCGATGCTGCGCAGAACGGCAAAGTAATGTCCAGCGAGAAACCTTGGACAAGTTTGCCAGCACTGGAAATAGCTGAGAAGCAGAGCTTTAGAGATGGGGATGATAATGGGGATGAAGGGTTGCAGGAG GTGGCTGGAAAACTTGAAATCCGCGTAGTGCCAAAACTATCACCCGAGTCATCGAGCACTAACCGCCAGACGACCCAAACCAACATTAGGCCTCAAACTCTCCCTCCCATAACTACAAAAATATCAGCTGCTGTTCAGAATGGTTCCACTCTTCACATACAGAAGAATGGGTCTAATGAAAAACCCGAAAGACGACCTATAGAACGAACAAAAAGCATCCTGAAACAGGGCAGCAAAGAGGGCCCCGCTGGGAGCGAAATGGGAAGCCCCAGAAAAGAAATGGTGATGTTCGTTGATGGGCTAGTGGAGAGGAAAGAAAAGGATAAG gcGTGTCAGTCTCCGAGAGCAAGAGTGAAGTCGCCACCGCTCTCGTTAGGCCATGCGGACGCCAGTGTAGACAGGAGAGAGAACGAGACAGAACGAGAGATTCAGTGCGATGCGACTAACGCCCCTTCCATGTTCTACTTAACTGAAACAGACCG aaaaaatttgGGTAACACATGCGACAAGCTAACTAATACCGATGCGAAAAAAATAGAGACCGAGAGCAGCAGCACggaaactgaaaataacaaaCCCAAAATTAGGTTAGAGAGCCGAAGAAAGTCGACGCAGG gcTCGAACCTCAACTTTGAACCTATTGAGGCGCTAATGCGCAGCCAATCTTTAAAATCCGTTCCTAGCAATAAATCCTTGTCCACCCTCTTAAACAATCGAGGCACCGACTCGCGATCTGAGAGCAGTTCCTGCGCATCTAATAAACCTAAATCA GACGTTAAAGAAGAACAAATGGAAGGAGAAGAGCGTCAGCGATTGGTGGAGCGAGATAAACGAGTAAAAACTGAGGAGCGCGTAGTGAGGTGTTCTCCTGGCCTGGACCTCAGCACTAACCCGAACGTGACGTATGTGACGGCTTCAAGCATTCCAGAATTAAG AGGGAAGTGA